Part of the Panicum virgatum strain AP13 chromosome 4N, P.virgatum_v5, whole genome shotgun sequence genome is shown below.
GGACGGGTCGGGCAGGCGAGCTGCAGAGGCGTGGACGTGGCAGAGAGCTGCTCGAGCATGGCGAGATGGGCACGACAAGAGGGGGCCTGGCTTGGATGGCTTGCACGCTGCGGCAGCTGCTGAAACAAGGTGATCAGCATGCTGTGGATGGCCTGTGCGTGTGCAGCTTGCATGTGCAAGCACAAGAACGTGAGGGGGAAAAGAGAGCAAAGGGTTTATGGAGATTAGATGCACGGGAAAGATAATTGGAGGTAGATTAGATGCATGGTGAAAATTAGATGACAAAGGAGTTTGAGCTCAAAAGATAAGTTTTTGCAACAGGTTTTgaaaatgatttttagcgaGTGAAATTGGTTAGTGAATTTTAGGGATGTTacatcaaccgctcctctatcaagaactctcttgatcttgagccggcttgaatcaaggaaccgctccacacctcgattccactagagttgctcttcaccactccggtgaggtgagcacaagacctctcacaaccgaaattggggctcctcaacaatctccttggaggtgctccacgaaatcctcttcttcaagccgtctagggagcggcaactcccaagagtaacaagtcgacgacgcttgcttgaagttttcctagtgccacaaagctcaaacttttgatgcaatgcactaggatgctctcacactctcaaatatgcaatctctaagcacgTGCGTGTGAGAGAGGGGTGGCTTAGCTCTATAGTGTAAAGAAtgtagtccaaatggccaagtgaatcacccaatggccggacattgggtatatatagccatcccctcaaaaactagccgttacactcttttctgcgaaatcgcggaccgtccgctgttcaaaaaccggactgtccgccgttataaaacAGTAAGTCAGAGTGCATTCAttgtgtgtcagaactagctgttggagccctggcggaccgtccgtgcccagtggcggaccgtccgcggttcaatgTTCTGaaccaccagagacaaacatcgtctctggtacaaaatgAAATTAgctggcggaccgtctgcgccccagaggcggaccgtccgccgtacaaCTATTAAGCCCAACCAGAGatgcaacgtctctggaacaaaacTCAAaatgaccggcggaccgtccgcgccacaggggcggaccgtccgccgttcaactttctTTTCTAACAGAGACGACACAAGTCTCTAGTACAAATTTGATTAgagaggcggaccgtccgcccacctgggccggactgtccgccagccaagGTTAATTCCCACCAGAGccaacatgctctctggtacgggtgcggaccgtccgcgccccaggggcggactatCCGCacttgtgcagtcagctctcaaatttgatctttttcaaaaaatttcaaaacatcattagccctcatgcatgcatctagacattttgagcaaaatggcactaaagacccatcAAATACGAGTACACGACCCCTTTtaatagtacggctatctatccaacaaatccggtcacttttcatccactaaacaccttgtgtccggtaaaatgcaaaagccctattttatatcTTTGGCTTGAACCCgagctttgcacatcatctccaaaactccatacgttcacaatcaAATCACTTTCATCCGTGAatcaacctatgctcattatctcaaatgaaatcgttaatccacaaaccgttgtcattaattactaaaactcgaattaggggcctagatgctttcattgggtgagagaggaagaaagtAATTTGCCcctatgacatgtggggtccgCTTGTAAGTGAAATCAGCTTTACCCAAAGCCACAATTGCTCAACCAAACGGGCTTCCAGACTACAACCCACAACAGATTTTTCAAAAGCTACAGCCCACAATAGTTTTCCCAAAAGACGcagcccaaccaaacacaccatTAGTATTTCAATTAATTAAACTGACTATATTACACTTGGTCCAATATTCACCTATGTTGCAATATTATATTGCAAAAATCATTAACATGCATATAATACCACCAATCAAGTAAAAGCTTATATCCATCTCTCCATACAAAAGTCTTGCAAAATAGACTTATTGTCTCTCTCTCATTACATTTAACAAATAGCACctaatcatttttttttgtgtagcAGCATTAATGTCAATGTGGAACACAAGATAAAAACATATGATCGGTACACTAATATAGTAATATTGCttcaaataaaagaaaattaatAATTGTAAACAATTTTATTATCATATTTATTGGTTCGTTGTTACCATTTTAATTTAATGGCGAACGTGTTAACAAAGTTCGACTAATATCTACAATTCTCACCTTATATAGTTTTACTAACAATTCCATGTTTTTGAAAGGACTATGAAGACCACGAGATATGTATCCACCTGACTACTCTGTTACTCAGCTCTCAGGTGTTGAAAAAAGAGAAGTTTCGAATTCAAACCCACATAGTGCAGATTTGAACAAATTATTGGATATTTCCAGGCCAAAGTTTCCAAACCCGGACTCCAAAACCATCCCCGACTCCCCGTAATTCCGTCGGCCGCACCCGCACCGCCGCGCGGCCGGAAGTCACCAAATCGCGTCGGCTAGACCATCGCGCGGCCACTCCTccacccaccgccggcgccgcgccagcCTGCAGCCACCGCCTGCCGGACCCCCCGCTCTCCGCGCACGCACGCCGCATGGCCGCTTCGTACTTCAACCACTCCtatccgccggcgccgcctccgccgccggggaccTCCTCGTACGGCGCGTACCGCAACGCctacccgccggcgccggcgccggcgccccccaCCGCTTACGGCGCCTACTACGACCGCGCGGAGCAGGCCCTCCCGTCGCGGGACGAGCTCCGCACCCTCTTCATCGCTGGCCTCCCCGCCGACGCCAAGCCGCGCGAGGTCTACAACCTCTTCCGCGACTTCCCTGGATACGTCTCTTCCCATCTCCGCCCCGGCAAATCCTCCAAGGTTCTCCCCTCCCCTTAGTCGAACCCCTCGGTATGCTCCACCGCTAGGGCTTTCACTCGTGGCCGTAGGTCTTCCATCTTCCTTTTTGCTGTTCCTTTTTCGAAAGCTATGTTTAACCTAGTCGATCTGTTTCTGTGTTGCAGGCATATGCATTTGCTGTATTTGCTGATCAACCGTCTGCCTTAGCTGCCTTGAGTGCCACAAATGTAAGAGTTCCACACGATATTGTTGAACAATATTCCAGTCCGCCAGTCACACTCATTGCAGCTAAACTACCATTACCCACATCATTTTCTGTTCATCATGCTTTAAAGTGATTCTTTTCGTGTCAGAAGTCTTGGCAGCAAGCAATTTGTTTATATCAAGTTACCGGCAATATTAtcgaccttttttttttgccgcaGGGAATGGTATTTGACCTTGAAAAGAATTGTTCTCTACATGTGGATCTTGCAAAATCCAATTCTAGATCAAAGCGCTTGAGATCAGGTAGCCTTCAGTTCCAGGACATCTTTCCAGGTCTACTATGGGTTCTTCATTGATGCTGACACACTTTTGATGTCATCAGATGATGATTCACCTTATTCTCCTGAGAAAAGAACTAAGAGACCAATGGGATTTCCTGATTCAGGTATCATTCAAGTAGCTTTCGAGATTGTATGTCATGAAAGAAAACTCATGGTtccgctaggcgctaggcgAATTCTAGGCGCTGACCCTCAGCCTAGCGCCTAGGCGGGATTAATCGCGCCTAGGCGTTGCTAGGCGTTTTGCAAGGCGTTCTATATCTATTCATATTTTACCTACAAAAGTCTAttacaaaagaaaaaacagGACACATGTGGGCCAAATATTACATAAAAGGCCCATAAAACAGCCCAAGCCCAATTTGTACAGCAACCTTATCTCTAAGGGACCTCATCCCAACCCTATCCCTTCCACCGTACGGTGATTTCCCGACCGCGCCGGTCGCGGTCCCTGTCCCAGCCTCCTCCGCGACGTCGCCGCCCCCGTCccagcctcctccgcgccggtcgccacctccgccgcc
Proteins encoded:
- the LOC120668549 gene encoding U2 small nuclear ribonucleoprotein B''-like isoform X1, whose translation is MAASYFNHSYPPAPPPPPGTSSYGAYRNAYPPAPAPAPPTAYGAYYDRAEQALPSRDELRTLFIAGLPADAKPREVYNLFRDFPGYVSSHLRPGKSSKAYAFAVFADQPSALAALSATNGMVFDLEKNCSLHVDLAKSNSRSKRLRSDDDSPYSPEKRTKRPMGFPDSGAGSNIYISGMGNSSHSLSGYSSAQSYTRIDSTTSVRKDPSTFVPQNNPPCPTLFVANLGPACSEQELIDVFSSCAGFVKLKMQNKLGAPVAFVDFKDANSSTEALNRLQGVILYSSPGEGIRLEYPTIRNLTFLLLYLAANSFSGFI
- the LOC120668549 gene encoding U2 small nuclear ribonucleoprotein B''-like isoform X3 gives rise to the protein MAASYFNHSYPPAPPPPPGTSSYGAYRNAYPPAPAPAPPTAYGAYYDRAEQALPSRDELRTLFIAGLPADAKPREVYNLFRDFPGYVSSHLRPGKSSKAYAFAVFADQPSALAALSATNGMVFDLEKNCSLHVDLAKSNSRSKRLRSDDDSPYSPEKRTKRPMGFPDSGAGSNIYISGMGNSSHSLSGYSSAQSYTRIDSTTSVRKDPSTFVPQNNPPCPTLFVANLGPACSEQELIDVFSSCAGFVKLKMQNKLGAPVAFVDFKDANSSTEALNRLQGVILYSSPGEGIRLEYAKSRMGLRKRDKRP